The genomic region GTTACATTTGACTTTCCACCTGAAGATGATAACGAAAAAATGTAGACTCAATTGGAGTCTACATTTTTTATAAAAAAGAGAAGTGGAGAAAACAGGATGGCAACAATTAAAGAGATAAAAGAACAGCTACAGAATATTACAGAAATTAATCACCCGCAGTTAAAGATGTTTGAATTAGATAAGCGAGTAGGTGTACAAAAGCTAGTTAAACAGTGGCACCGTGAAAATGAGAAACGCCAACAACTAGTAGAGTCCTTTGAAAAAATGTCAATCTATGAAAATAAAATGAGAAAGGAAGGATTTCAGTTCATTGCGGGTGTCGATGAAGTGGGAAGAGGGCCGCTGGCTGGGCCTGTCGTAGCGAGTGCTGTTATTCTACCAGAATCATGTTATATTCCAGGTTTAAATGATTCCAAAAAATTGAGTGAGGCAAAAAGGGAAGAATTGTATGAGCAAATTCAACAACAAGCAGTTGCCGTTGGAGTAGGTATCCTGACTGCTAGTGAAATTGATCAATGGAATATTTATGAAGCTACTAAAAAAGCAATGTTGCAAGGGATTCAACAGTTAAATGTAAAACCGGATTTTTTACTTGTCGATGCAATGAAGTTAGATTTACCAATTGAGCAGCTTTCCATTATTAAAGGAGACGCAACCTCGATATCTATCGCTGCAGCCTCTATCGTAGCAAAAGTTACGAGAGATCGACTGATGAAACAATATGCCAAAAAATATCCTCAATACGGATTTCAGCGAAATATGGGGTATGGGACAAGCGAACATATTGAAGCTTTACAGGCAGAAGGTCCTTGTGAACTACATCGAAAAACGTTCGCACCTATTAAGACTTTTTTTCAATAGGGTTGGGTAAATGATGTATTAGAAAAGGGGAAAACTAATAGTCGACATTCCATTGTCTGAAGTATCATCCTTGTATAAAACTAAAAGAAGAGGAGCTAATGCCCTACTACACAAACACCTTACTCGTCAACGCTATCTGAGAGCCGTTATAGAGCCGTACAGAAGTCGTTAAAAGTTCCGTTAGGGTTAATTCACTATAAAACTAAAATGTGCTACCAAAGATGGGAAAAGAGGTATTTCTGTCCTTTAAATTGCAGTCGTGGATACATAAGACGGCACTGGTAATATGATTGCTCGTAAAGGTGGAACAGGACGAGTAGAATTTGATATTGTGGGCTATACTCACCCATCTTCATTGCTTTGTACAGATACAGCAGCTAATGATAAGAAATTCGCGAAAAATAAGCACTTGAGGCACGAAACTATATAAAAGACAAAAACAAAATATGAAAAAGGTATTTCCACATCCAACTCATTAATTACTTCCATAGCAGATAAAAGACCTGGATGAGACGCTTTCAAGGTGTGGCTACAATTATTTAGATATCTATCTCTCCTAGATCTGGTGGCTTGAAATAGACAAGACTTTAGCATTTGAAAAACAAGTTGAACAAATGCTTATTTCAGCTTTGCAAAAATCCAATTACAATACTGTAAGTGTGTTAAGAAGTTTCTAAACTGGAGTTGAAAATTAATGAATTATGATATTTACAATAACCCTGATAATTGGATTGGTGAATTTTATGAACTTTCAATTGAATATCACCCATTCGGAAATAATAAAAGGGTAAATGAAGCACTTCTTGGTTTGTGTAAAAGTGATAACTTTAATGGAGTATGGGAAGATAAAAAGGATTATCAAAAGAAATCTATCTTTCTACCAATAAACATTGAAGAAGACAGTGTTACTCAATTTTACGGTACATTATCTTTCTCGAATTCAAAGGATGGTGAACTCCCTTGTGTAATTACTATCATCAGGGTGGATGGTGAGTCTGATTGGTTAGATATTGCAATACCACAGGCTTCATATGAAGAAATATTTCCTTGCAAATATCCCCTTACAGTAGAGCTAAACCCTTGGTTAAAGGAAATTAATACCCTGTATACACAGTTGGCAGAAATCATCTATTGTAACTCCCCCTTTGATTTGGCAATGATCGGCGAAGAAGTTTCGGGTTACACAAATCAAGAAGAAATTACCCATGAGGATGTGCAAAATATAACCTGTATACTTCCAAGTTATTTACAAGACCGACTTAAACTCAAAGGAAAAGGAAAAGAGCTGTCAAACCAACTAATAATTTTTGACTAAGCTCTTCTTTTCTTTCCAAAAATTAAAAAAGAACTTACGTAAATGCACCAAATTTGTCTTCTAACGGTGAATGTAAACAAGAAGTGAAATAGACCCTTAAATCGATGCGGCTCTCGCTTCTCAAGGAGGAGCTGCAAAGATTAAAGAGTTATTCGAGTGGATTACTGCAAAATTTATGGGCAAAACCTCCTTTCTAAGGCTAAATGATTATCAGCATGGTCTTATTTTCCAATGGTCTGGAAAGGAAAATGAGGAGAATCCATTGTTGCTATAGTGTTTATTTCATTTACGTTCTTTAAAAGAAACAATTATTGATATGTAAGTCCAAATTCGTATTATTGCGTTAATAATAATGAACGAAAAATAGTGGACTCATCTCTAATAAAAATGTTAAAAAAGGTCTGACTGAAAAGGGTATACATTTTCATAGTAGATAAAGATAGAAATGAAAAAATTATATGAGCTTAATTCCTACGGCGAAGGGAATGGATTTATAGTGCCCGCAATGGCCGTTGCATTGAATTTCGATGGTCAAGTAACTAATTCATCAAAAGTAGTGGCCAAAGGGACTGGGCTCATTTCAGACAATTTTTTTAGCAAAGGCAAATGAATACCATATATCGATTCAAGCCTAGTGGAATGATTGGGGGAACTAAAATTAAATGAGAAAATTCAAGATGAAATAGAGGAAGTTGTAGCACAGGTTTTTGTATTAATCAGCTTACATACATAAACTAAAAGGGTAGGATAAATGTTTTATTACAAAAGTATTTAACGACAATTTGATCAAGTGTATTCAGTATAAATATCTCACTAAATAGATTGAATTTTTAAACTAATATAATATTTTTATTATAATGGTAGACAGATTTTCGGACATTTTATACAATGAAAGCGCAGTCTATTTTTTGAAGAGTTTGATTGGAGGATGGGAAATGAATATCCATGAATATCAAGGTAAAGAAATCCTCAGAAGTTATGGGGTAGCAGTACCTAATGGAAAAGTAGCATTCACTGTAGAAGAAGCAGTTGAAGCAGCAAAAGAACTAGGGACAGAAGTATGTGTTGTCAAGGCTCAAATCCACGCAGGAGGTCGCGGTAAAGCGGGTGGAGTTAAAGTGGCAAAGGGCTTAGACGAAGTTCGTACATATGCAAATGATATATTAGGTAAAACCCTTGTTACACACCAAACAGGCCCTGAAGGCAAAGAAGTTAAGCGCTTACTTATCGAAGAGGGCTGTGATATCAAGAAAGAGTATTATATTGGATTGGTACTTGATCGTGCAACATCACGTGTTGTGTTAATGGCTTCTGAAGAAGGCGGAACTGAAATTGAAGAAGTAGCAGAACAAACACCTGAAAAGATCTTTAAAGAATATATTGATCCAGTTGTAGGCTTAACTGGATTCCAAGCTCGTAGAATTGCCTTTAATATTAATATTCCAAAAGAACTAGTAAATAAAGCTGTTAAGTTTATGATGGGCTTATATAAGGCTTATGAAGAAAAAGATTGTTCAATTGCTGAAATAAACCCGCTTGTTGTTACAGGTGATGGGAATGTAATGGCTCTAGATGCAAAGTTAAACTTTGATTCTAATGCTCTTTATCGACAAAAGGACGTTTTAGCGTTCCGTGATTTAGAAGAAGAAGATGCAAAAGAAATTGAAGCGTCTAAATATGATTTAAGTTACATTTCATTAGATGGAAATATCGGTTGTATGGTAAACGGTGCGGGACTAGCAATGGCCACAATGGATATTATTAAACATTACGGTGGAGACCCTGCTAACTTCCTAGATGTTGGAGGCGGTGCTACAGCAGAAAAAGTAACAGAAGCTTTTAAAATCATTTTATCTGACGAAAATGTTAAAGGTATTTTTGTTAATATATTTGGTGGAATCATGAAATGTGATGTTATTGCTACTGGTGTAGTCGAAGCAGCAAAACAAATTGATTTAAATGTTCCCCTTGTAGTTCGCTTAGAAGGAACAAATGTTGAATTAGGAAAGAAAATTTTAAATGAATCTGGGTTGAACATCATTGCGGCAGAGTCAATGGCAGATGGCGCACAAAAAATAGTAGGACAAGTAGGATAAGAAAGGCAGGGGAACATAATGAGCGTATTCATTAATAAAGATACAAAAGTAATGGTACAAGGTATTACAGGTTCAACAGCCCTATTTCATACTAAGCAAATGCTAGAGTATGGGACAAAAATTGTAGCAGGTGTTACTCCTGGTAAAGGAGGAACAGAAGCAGAAGGTGTACCAGTTTTTAACACAGTAGCTGAAGCAGTACAAGAAACAGGCGCAAATGTTTCAGTCATTTATGTTCCTGCTCCATTTGCAGCAGACGCGATTATGGAGGCTGTAGATGCTGAATTAGATTTAGCGATTTGTATTACAGAACATATTCCTGTTCTAGATATGGTAAAAGTAAAACGTTATATGGAAGGTAAGAAAACACGTCTTGTAGGACCAAACTGTCCTGGTGTGATTACTCCTGAAGAATGTAAAATTGGTATTATGCCAGGTTACATTCATACAAAAGGTCATGTAGGCGTTGTTTCACGTTCTGGTACCTTAACATATGAAGCAGTACATCAGTTGTCTCAAACAGGGATTGGTCAATCAACAGCTGTTGGAATCGGTGGAGATCCAGTCAATGGAACGGATTTCATCGATGTTCTTAAAGCATTCAATGAAGATGAAGATACTTATGCTGTCATCATGATTGGTGAAATCGGAGGTACTGCTGAGGAAGAGGCTGCTCTGTGGGTAAAAGAAAATATGACTAAGCCAGTTGTAGGATTTATTGGCGGACGTACTGCACCTCCTGGAAAACGTATGGGCCATGCTGGAGCTATTATCTCTGGTGGTAAAGGAACCGCTGATGAAAAAATTAGAGTAATGAATGAATGCGGAATTGAAGTAGCCGACACGCCATCGGTTATGGGTGAAACGTTAATAAAAGTTCTTAAAGAAAAAGATCTTTTTGAAAAGTGTAAAACGCATTAAGAAAGAGCTTCGAACAGTCCTTCTAATAGAAGGGCTGTTTCTATTAAAAAGGAGGTTATTTATGATTGATAAAAAACGATTTATTCATTTATTACATTGCCAAAGCTTAAGCTGGAAAAATATTTACTTCTATTTAAGAAAAGACCCTACTCTCATAAATTTATATTCCTCTTCAAATTCTTCATTACGTCAAGCTTTTCAACTTTCAACAAGTAAATTTATCCAATTCCAAAGAGAACTAAATAGCTTTTCTCACAAAAAAACACTTCAAAGATATGAAGCAGATCGTATAAAAATAGTGACGATCTTTGATCAGGACTATCCCTTCCTTCTTAAGAACATTTTTCAACCCCCATGGGGACTTTTTTGTCAGGGAAATCTAGACCTTCTATCTAAGGGAAAGAGGTTGGCTGTTGTAGGGGCAAGAAATGCAAACGAATATGCAGAGCGTACACTAACAGAGCTACTCCCCCCATTAGTTCACCAAAATATTATCATTGTCAGTGGTCTAGCAACGGGTGTAGATACTTTTGCTCATAAGATGACAATAAAATTCAATGGCGACACAATTGCTGTATTAGGAGGAGGATTTAACCATATATATCCTAAGAAGAATGAGGTTTTGGCTAGAGAAATTGCTAATGATTACCTTCTTCTCAGTGAATATCCCCCAGATACAATGCCTAAAAAATGGCATTTCCCTGCAAGAAACCGCATTATAAGTGGATTATCAAAAGGAAGCTTAATTGTTCAAGCTGGTGCACGAAGTGGATCATTAATAACAGCTGAAATGGCGCTGAATGAAGGGAGAGATGTTTTTGCTATTCCAGGACCTATTCACCACCCCTTGTCTATTGGTACAAATAGTCTAATAAAACAAGGGGCAATACTTGTTCAAACTGCAGAGGATATTTTGCAAGAAATGTCTGTATAATGTAGTTAAAAGTAGATTTTTCCATAAATTTTTCACAAAAAGGTTGCAATTATTCATAATCTGTTATACATTTTGCAACAGAAGTTATTTGAGGTCGAAGACCAAGAATGAATGAAAAAATAGTTGTCCTAACTTGTAAACGTTGTCACTCAGAGCTCATATTATATTTGACAAAGAGATTGAAGACATTTAATATTTATTCTTGAATATTCAGTATATTTACCTCTAAGGAGGACTTTGCATGTCAGATTATTTAGTGATTGTAGAATCACCCGCAAAAGCGAAAACAATTGAGAAATATTTAGGTAAAAGATATAAAGTTCGTGCGTCTATGGGGCATGTCCGTGATTTACCAAAAAGCCAGATGGGCGTTGATACTGAGCATGGATTTGAGCCTAAGTACATTACCATCCGAGGCAAAGGACCTGTGTTAAAGGAATTAAAAACGGCAGCAAAAAAAGCGAAGAAAATTTATCTTGCAGCTGACCCTGATCGTGAAGGGGAAGCTATTGCTTGGCATTTAGCCCATAGTTTAGACATAGAGACAAGCAGTGATTGTCGCGTTGTCTTTAATGAGATTACAAAGGATGCCATTAAAGAGTCCTTTAAGCAGCCACGTGCGATTGATATGGATCTTGTTGATGCACAACAAGCACGTCGTATTTTAGACCGATTAGTAGGGTATAATATTAGCCCCTTACTATGGAAGAAAATAAAAAAAGGGTTGAGTGCAGGAAGAGTTCAATCGGTTGCACTACGCTTAATAATTGACCGTGAAAATGAAATTAGCCAATTTCAACCTGAAGAGTATTGGACGATTAATGGAGCCTTTACAAAAAATAAGGAATCATTCAACGCTACATTTTATGGATTAAATGGGAAGAAATTAGCGTTGAAGAGTGAACAAGAGGTTAAAGATGTATTAGCAAAACTAAAGCAAGATTATTTCGAAGTATCAAAGGTGACGAAAAGGGAGCGAAAGCGAAATCCTGCTCCACCTTTTACGACCTCATCCTTACAACAAGAAGCAGCAAGAAAATTAAATTTTAGAGCGAAGAAAACAATGATGTTAGCTCAACAACTTTATGAAGGAATTGATTTAGGAAAACAAGGTACGATAGGTCTTATTACTTACATGAGAACAGATTCGACAAGAACTTCTGAAACCGCTCAGAAGGAAGCCGCAGGCTATGTTGAATCAAGCTATGGAAAAGAGTACACTAAGCCATCATCAGGAGGAGGCTCCCAAGGGAAAACACAGGATGCCCATGAAGCGATTCGTCCTACAAGTGTTTTACGAGAGCCTCAATCGTTAAAGGAATTTTTATCAAGAGACCAACTACGTTTGTACAAGTTAATATGGGAACGGTTTGTGGCGAGCCAAATGACACCAGCCATAATGGATACTTTATCAGTCGACCTTATGAATGGGGATGTTCAATTTAGAGCAAACGGTTCAAAAGTGAAGTTCCCAGGATTTATGAAAGTATATGTTGAAGGAAATGATGACCAAAAAGAAGAAAAAGAAAATTGGTTGCCTAGTCTTGAAAATGGTGATAAAGTTAACACGGATGAAATAGACCCAAAACAACACTTCACCCAACCTCCACCACGGTTTACGGAGGCACGACTTGTCAAAACATTGGAAGAGCTAGGGATTGGTCGACCTTCTACGTATGCCCCAACCTTAGATACAATCCAAAAACGCGGGTACGTCTCTCTTGATAATAAGAGGTTTGTTCCTACTGAATTAGGTACGATTGTTCATGAAGTCATGGCGGAGTATTTTCCAGATGTTTTAGATGTAGAGTTTACTGCGAAAATGGAAAAATCCTTGGATGAAGTAGAAGAAGGAAAAATGCAGTGGAATTCAATTATTGATGAATTTTATCAAGACTTCTATCAACATCTTTCAAAAGCAGAGGCGGAAATGGAGAAAATTGAAATAAAACCCGAATTTGCTGGCGAAGATTGTGAACTTTGTGGAAGTCCAATGGTATATAAAATGGGAAGATACGGAAAATTTATGGCGTGTAGTAATTTTCCAGATTGTCGAAATACGAAGCCAATTATAAAGGAAATTGGTGTGAAATGTCCTGACTGTGAAGAGGGCAGTATTATTGAAAGGAAAACAAAAAAGAAAAGAATTTTTTATGGCTGTAACCAATATCCACAATGTGAGTTCCTTTCTTGGGATAAACCAATTGATCGTAAATGTCCAAAATGTGAAAGTTTATTAGTTGAGAAAAAACTAAAAAAAGGCAATCAAGTTCAATGTACCCAATGTGATTATAAGGAAGATGCACAACAATAAGTCGGTGAGGGTGAGCGTCTAGCTCACTCTTTCTGTTTGGAAACGGTAATTTTCAAATCATAACCAGAAGTTCAAACATTTGAAACTATTAAATTTCTTGTGATGAAAGGTAAAATGCTTTACGAAAAAGGCAAGACTAGAGGATAATGAACAATAGACAGTTAGATGGAGGGTTTACTACATGGCAGGTAGCGTAAATGTAATAGGAGCTGGGCTAGCGGGAAGTGAAGCAGCTTGGCAGTTAGCAAATAAAGGGATTCAAGTGAAACTATATGAAATGAGACCAATTAGGCAAACACCTGCTCACCATACGGATAAATTTGCTGAGCTTGTTTGCTCCAACTCGTTACGAGCTAACACGTTAACAAACGCTGTTGGTGTTTTAAAAGAAGAGATGAGAAAACTTAATTCGGTTATTATAGCTGCTGCAGATGATTGCGCAGTACCAGCGGGCGGAGCATTAGCAGTAGACCGTCATGAATTTGCTAAGAATGTAACTGAGAGAGTGAAGGGGCATCCTAACGTAACGGTCATTAATGAAGAGGTGAAGGAGATTCCAACCGGAACCACTATTATTGCAACAGGGCCGTTAACAAGTGAAACTTTATCAGATGATCTTCGTAAATTAACAGGAGAAGATTATTTATATTTTTATGATGCAGCTGCTCCTATTCTTGAAAAAGATAGCATAAATATGGATAAGGTTTATTTAAAATCGCGCTATGATAAAGGGGAAGCAGCGTATTTAAATTGCCCTATGACAGAAGAAGAATTTGAACGTTTTTATGAGGCTTTAATTTCAGCTGAAACCGTACCTTTAAAGGAGTTTGAGAAGGAGGTATTCTTTGAAGGATGTATGCCAATTGAAGTAATGGCTAATCGTGGGAAGAAAACGATGCTATTTGGTCCAATGAAGCCTGTGGGATTAGAAGATCCTAAAACAGGAAAACGTCCTTACGCCGTAGTTCAGCTAAGGCAAGATGATGCAGCAGGAACCCTTTATAATATTGTCGGATTTCAGACACATTTAAAATGGGGCCCACAAAAAGAGGTAATTAGACTCATTCCTGGTTTAGAAAATGCAGAAATTGTTCGTTATGGTGTGATGCATCGTAATACATTTATTAATTCACCAAAGGTTTTAAAACCTACGTACCAGTTTAATAACCGTGAGGATTTATTTTTTGCTGGTCAAATGACAGGAGTAGAGGGGTATGTAGAATCTGCAGCAAGCGGGTTGGTTGCTGGCCTCAATGCTGCTCGTTTAGCAACAGGACAACAGCCAGTAGAGTTCCCTCACGAAACAGCTATTGGAAGTATGGCGAGATACATTACGACAGCGAATGCGAAAAATTTCCAACCGATGAATGCTAATTTTGGACTTTTCCCTGCATTACCGAAAAAGATTAAGAACAAACAAGAACGAAATGAAGCACATGCTAATAGGGCGTTAGAAACAATTCAGAACTTTGTGAAAAAAGTGTGATATTCATTGCAACCTAGTATCTTGTATGATAATATTGAAAAGCCTTAGCGAGGTGATATATCGTGAAAGAAGCATATACACAACAACTATCACAATTTATTCAATATTTAAAGGTTGAGAGAAATTATTCTCACCATACAATTCACCAGTATGAAAGCGATTTAAAGGAATTTCTGCAATTTTTATTAAGAGAGAATATTCATACTATTGGGGACGTACAGTATTTTGAAGCAAGGGTCTATCTAACGGAACTGTATGAACGAAAAAGTGCTAGAAATACAGTAGCTAGAAAGATCTCTTGCTTAAGAAGTTTTTATAAATATTTTATGAGAGAAAAACAGGTAATAGAAAACCCTTTCTCCCTTGTTCATCATCCTAAGGAAGAAAAGAGGCTACCTCAATTCTTCTATGAGGAAGAAATGGAAAAACTATTTACGATTTGTCAAGGAACGGAGCCTTTACAACAACGGAATTTGGCCTTATTTGAATTACTTTATGCGACAGGTATACGGGTAAGTGAATGTGCTGGGATTCAATTGAATGATTTGGATCGTTCAAGGTCAATATTATTAGTAAGAGGAAAAGGAAATAAGGAAAGGTATGTCCCTGTCGGGAGTTTTGCTTTAGACGCAATGGAATCCTATTTAAGTCATGCACGCCCATTGCTGATGGGGGAAGAAAAACATTCCTATATGTTTGTAAATTTTCGCGGTAAGGCAATAACCACTGGGGGAATACGCCATATTCTTAATGATATTGTGACTAAGGCATCTATAAATGAAAAAATTCACCCACATATGTTGCGCCATACCTTTGCAACACATTTATTAAATAACGGCGCTGATTTAAGGTCTGTTCAAGAATTGTTAGGTCATTCACACCTTTCTTCAACGCAAATATACACTCATGTGACGAAGGAACATTTGCGAAATACGTACATGGCTTATCATCCACGAGCTTAAGATAATAGAGGAGGAGTACTGTTGGAACAATTTCACGCGACTACTATCTTTGCCATACAACATAATGGAAGAAATGCAATGTCTGGTGACGGGCAAGTTACTTTAGGGAATGCAGTGGTTATGAAGCACAAGGCAAAAAAAGTGAGGAAATTGTATAATGGCAAAGTTATAGCTGGATTTGCTGGCTCAGTAGCTGATGCTTTTACTTTGTTTGAGCTGTTTGAGGGCAAGCTAGAAGAGTATAATGGGAACATTAAACGAGCGGCTGTTGAACTGGCGAAGCAATGGCGAAGTGATAAAATGCTGCGACAGTTAGAGGCAATGTTGATTGTAATGAATCAAACAAATATCCTTCTTGTCTCTGGAACAGGTGAAGTAATTGAACCTGATGATGGCATTCTAGCCATTGGTTCTGGTGGGAATTATGCTCTTTCAGCAGGTAGAGCTTTAAAGCAGCACGCAGGTGATAATTTAACCGCAAGGGAAATCGCTGAAGCGGCCTTAAACATTGCAGCAGACATTTGTGTGTATACCAATTCTAATATTATTGTAGAAGAACTATAAAAGGAGTGAGTGGAATGGAAAATGAGAAGAACTTAACTCCCCGACAAATAGTTGATCGGTTAGATCAATATATTGTAGGTCAAGATGAGGCGAAGAAATCAGTAGCTGTAGCATTGAGAAATCGATATCGAAGAAGCTTACTAGAAGAAAAGCTTCAAGAGGAAATCCAACCTAAAAATATATTGATGATGGGACCAACAGGTGTTGGAAAAACAGAAATTGCAAGGAGAATTGCTAAACTAGTTCATGCACCATTTATTAAAGTTGAGGCGACAAAATTTACCGAGGTTGGTTATGTAGGTCGAGACGTTGAATCGATGGTCAGGGATTTAGTAGAAACTTCTGTGCGGTTAGTGAAAGAAGAGAAGATGCAAAATGTTAAAGAACGCGCTCAGGAGAATGCAAATAATCGATTGATCGAATTACTTGTTCCATCAGCAAAAAAGAATACTAATATAAAAAATCCATTCGAAATGATCTTTGGTAATAATCAAACTACAGATGAAACTATAGAAGAAGATAAAGAAGAAGCCTCTATCTTTCAAAAGCGTAAAGCAGTTGAAACGAAGCTTGCCAAAGGGGAGCTTGAAAATGAATGGATTTCGGTAGAAGTTGAGGAGCAACAGCCGTCCATGTTTGATATGCTACAAGGTTCTGGGATGGAACAAATGGGTATGAACATGCAGGATGCGCTGAGTAGCTTTATGCCGAAAAAGAAGAAGAAGAGAAAGTTAAAAGTGAAGGAAGCAAGAAAAGTTCTTACAAACGAAGAAGCTCAGAAGTTAATTGATATGGATGAAGTGACATCTGAAGGGGTTAGAAGAGCAGAACAATCAGGGATTATCTTTATTGATGAAATTGATAAAATTGCGAGCAAAAGTTCATCACAATCTTCTGCTGATGTCTCAAGAGAAGGTGTTCAACGCGATATTTTACCTGTTGTAGAAGGGTCAACAATTGTCACAAAATACGGGTCTGT from Bacillus spongiae harbors:
- the sucC gene encoding ADP-forming succinate--CoA ligase subunit beta, which translates into the protein MNIHEYQGKEILRSYGVAVPNGKVAFTVEEAVEAAKELGTEVCVVKAQIHAGGRGKAGGVKVAKGLDEVRTYANDILGKTLVTHQTGPEGKEVKRLLIEEGCDIKKEYYIGLVLDRATSRVVLMASEEGGTEIEEVAEQTPEKIFKEYIDPVVGLTGFQARRIAFNINIPKELVNKAVKFMMGLYKAYEEKDCSIAEINPLVVTGDGNVMALDAKLNFDSNALYRQKDVLAFRDLEEEDAKEIEASKYDLSYISLDGNIGCMVNGAGLAMATMDIIKHYGGDPANFLDVGGGATAEKVTEAFKIILSDENVKGIFVNIFGGIMKCDVIATGVVEAAKQIDLNVPLVVRLEGTNVELGKKILNESGLNIIAAESMADGAQKIVGQVG
- the sucD gene encoding succinate--CoA ligase subunit alpha — encoded protein: MSVFINKDTKVMVQGITGSTALFHTKQMLEYGTKIVAGVTPGKGGTEAEGVPVFNTVAEAVQETGANVSVIYVPAPFAADAIMEAVDAELDLAICITEHIPVLDMVKVKRYMEGKKTRLVGPNCPGVITPEECKIGIMPGYIHTKGHVGVVSRSGTLTYEAVHQLSQTGIGQSTAVGIGGDPVNGTDFIDVLKAFNEDEDTYAVIMIGEIGGTAEEEAALWVKENMTKPVVGFIGGRTAPPGKRMGHAGAIISGGKGTADEKIRVMNECGIEVADTPSVMGETLIKVLKEKDLFEKCKTH
- the trmFO gene encoding FADH(2)-oxidizing methylenetetrahydrofolate--tRNA-(uracil(54)-C(5))-methyltransferase TrmFO, with the translated sequence MAGSVNVIGAGLAGSEAAWQLANKGIQVKLYEMRPIRQTPAHHTDKFAELVCSNSLRANTLTNAVGVLKEEMRKLNSVIIAAADDCAVPAGGALAVDRHEFAKNVTERVKGHPNVTVINEEVKEIPTGTTIIATGPLTSETLSDDLRKLTGEDYLYFYDAAAPILEKDSINMDKVYLKSRYDKGEAAYLNCPMTEEEFERFYEALISAETVPLKEFEKEVFFEGCMPIEVMANRGKKTMLFGPMKPVGLEDPKTGKRPYAVVQLRQDDAAGTLYNIVGFQTHLKWGPQKEVIRLIPGLENAEIVRYGVMHRNTFINSPKVLKPTYQFNNREDLFFAGQMTGVEGYVESAASGLVAGLNAARLATGQQPVEFPHETAIGSMARYITTANAKNFQPMNANFGLFPALPKKIKNKQERNEAHANRALETIQNFVKKV
- the topA gene encoding type I DNA topoisomerase, with amino-acid sequence MSDYLVIVESPAKAKTIEKYLGKRYKVRASMGHVRDLPKSQMGVDTEHGFEPKYITIRGKGPVLKELKTAAKKAKKIYLAADPDREGEAIAWHLAHSLDIETSSDCRVVFNEITKDAIKESFKQPRAIDMDLVDAQQARRILDRLVGYNISPLLWKKIKKGLSAGRVQSVALRLIIDRENEISQFQPEEYWTINGAFTKNKESFNATFYGLNGKKLALKSEQEVKDVLAKLKQDYFEVSKVTKRERKRNPAPPFTTSSLQQEAARKLNFRAKKTMMLAQQLYEGIDLGKQGTIGLITYMRTDSTRTSETAQKEAAGYVESSYGKEYTKPSSGGGSQGKTQDAHEAIRPTSVLREPQSLKEFLSRDQLRLYKLIWERFVASQMTPAIMDTLSVDLMNGDVQFRANGSKVKFPGFMKVYVEGNDDQKEEKENWLPSLENGDKVNTDEIDPKQHFTQPPPRFTEARLVKTLEELGIGRPSTYAPTLDTIQKRGYVSLDNKRFVPTELGTIVHEVMAEYFPDVLDVEFTAKMEKSLDEVEEGKMQWNSIIDEFYQDFYQHLSKAEAEMEKIEIKPEFAGEDCELCGSPMVYKMGRYGKFMACSNFPDCRNTKPIIKEIGVKCPDCEEGSIIERKTKKKRIFYGCNQYPQCEFLSWDKPIDRKCPKCESLLVEKKLKKGNQVQCTQCDYKEDAQQ
- the dprA gene encoding DNA-processing protein DprA, which encodes MIDKKRFIHLLHCQSLSWKNIYFYLRKDPTLINLYSSSNSSLRQAFQLSTSKFIQFQRELNSFSHKKTLQRYEADRIKIVTIFDQDYPFLLKNIFQPPWGLFCQGNLDLLSKGKRLAVVGARNANEYAERTLTELLPPLVHQNIIIVSGLATGVDTFAHKMTIKFNGDTIAVLGGGFNHIYPKKNEVLAREIANDYLLLSEYPPDTMPKKWHFPARNRIISGLSKGSLIVQAGARSGSLITAEMALNEGRDVFAIPGPIHHPLSIGTNSLIKQGAILVQTAEDILQEMSV
- a CDS encoding ribonuclease HII translates to MATIKEIKEQLQNITEINHPQLKMFELDKRVGVQKLVKQWHRENEKRQQLVESFEKMSIYENKMRKEGFQFIAGVDEVGRGPLAGPVVASAVILPESCYIPGLNDSKKLSEAKREELYEQIQQQAVAVGVGILTASEIDQWNIYEATKKAMLQGIQQLNVKPDFLLVDAMKLDLPIEQLSIIKGDATSISIAAASIVAKVTRDRLMKQYAKKYPQYGFQRNMGYGTSEHIEALQAEGPCELHRKTFAPIKTFFQ
- the xerC gene encoding tyrosine recombinase XerC: MKEAYTQQLSQFIQYLKVERNYSHHTIHQYESDLKEFLQFLLRENIHTIGDVQYFEARVYLTELYERKSARNTVARKISCLRSFYKYFMREKQVIENPFSLVHHPKEEKRLPQFFYEEEMEKLFTICQGTEPLQQRNLALFELLYATGIRVSECAGIQLNDLDRSRSILLVRGKGNKERYVPVGSFALDAMESYLSHARPLLMGEEKHSYMFVNFRGKAITTGGIRHILNDIVTKASINEKIHPHMLRHTFATHLLNNGADLRSVQELLGHSHLSSTQIYTHVTKEHLRNTYMAYHPRA
- the hslV gene encoding ATP-dependent protease subunit HslV, giving the protein MEQFHATTIFAIQHNGRNAMSGDGQVTLGNAVVMKHKAKKVRKLYNGKVIAGFAGSVADAFTLFELFEGKLEEYNGNIKRAAVELAKQWRSDKMLRQLEAMLIVMNQTNILLVSGTGEVIEPDDGILAIGSGGNYALSAGRALKQHAGDNLTAREIAEAALNIAADICVYTNSNIIVEEL